The DNA sequence TTACCATAGAAGAACTTATCAATGAAATTTCTGATCAGCAGCCGATACAGGGAATTCCATTGTGGCTTTTCTCATTCGATGTGTACAGAAGTCTGAATCTTATTCCCAGGGATGATTTTTCGGACTTTTTGAAGTGGTTCCCTACATTGCAGAAGGACTGGGATGATATTCTCAAATTTTCAGACAGTGATCAGGCAGTTCTGCAGTATATGTTTGATGAAGAAAGGATCAAAGAATGGGCTCAAAACCTTGGAGATGATGAGGATGTCCCAAGAAAGAAATTTCTTAATTTCTGGCAGAATATGAACGTTTTTCTCCCTGTTTTAAAAGAGAGACTGCGGGAAAAGAACTGGGCGACTTCAGGAATGATTCATGAGGCGGCTAAAGCTAAGATTGCTGATTTTGCTAAAGATACCAAAGAAGAATTTGTCTTTTGTGGATTCAATGCCTTTACTCCGGTAGAGGAAAAGCTGGTAAGAAATCTTTTGAAATGGAATAAAGCCCAATGTTTTTTTCAGGCAGACCGTTATTATTTCAATGACGAAAGACAGGAAGCAGGAAAGTTTCTGAGAAATCATAAAACCTGGAAAGAATTTGATGATAACAGGACTTTTCAATGGATAGAAGACGATTTTAGTCAACCAAAAAAAATTAAGGTATACGAAGTGTCTGGAAATGTAACTCAGACAAAGGTACTGCCGGAAATTTTTAAGGAAATCAATAATAAAACCTATTCAAATACAGCAGTGGTATTGCTGGATGAAAACCTTCTTCCCGCAAGTCTGGATGTAATGCATGGTGTGGATAATCTGAATATTACAATGGGATTCCCATTGAAGAACCTATCTTTCTCCAATGCTGTGAAACGTCTGTTCTATTTGCAGAAACAACTTGAAAAAAATAAATCCTCCTATTACTACAGAGACGTTTTTCCGATTCTGGAAGAACTGCCCAAATCTGATGAAGACGAGCTTCTTATCAACGATTTTAAAGCCAAAGTAGAGGAGCGGAATATTGTTTATATTTCTAATAAACTTCTGCATGAACTTCTGAGTGGGTTGTCGTATTTTAACCTTCTTCAGAAAGCCCAGGGGACAAATGTTTATCTGGATATGCTTATTACGTTTTGTCAGCAGGTAAAATGGCTTGAAATAGACGATATCCAGTATGAGAATGTTTCTCACTTTGAAAATGCATTCAGGATCATCAAAAATCAGCTGACTCCTTACAATATTGAGATCAAAATGGAAACGCTGGAAATTCTGATCAATCAGCATATTAATTCTGAAAGTATCGATTTTCAGGGAGAACCGTTGAGAGGCCTGCAGATCATGGGATTGCTGGAAACCCGTCTCCTGAATTTTGAAAACGTTATCCTGCTTTCTGTCAACGAAGGAAAACTTCCTCTCGGAAACTCTCAGAATACTTATATTCCTTTTGATATCCGAAGGTTTTTTGATCTTCATACTTTTCTGGAAAATGACAGCATCTATGCCTATCACTTTTACAGGCTGATCCAGGATGCGAAGAATGTACACTTGTTATATAATGCTCTAAGTTCCGGAGTGAACACAGGGGAGAAGAGCCGTTTCATTACACAGATTGAAATGGAGAGCTCACATGAGATCGAACATCTGATTATTGAAAATTCTTCTGAGCCTATTACCACCAAACCTATAGAAATTTCCAAGACACAGATTGTACAGGACCGCCTTCAGAAATGGAAGGAAAAAGTATCTGCCTCCCACCTTACAAGTTACCTCTATAATCCGATTGATTTCTACCTTTCCAAGATTTTGAATACCTCGGAAACAGATGAGATTGAAGAAGAACTGTCTGTAAAGAATTACGGAAATCTGGTCCATTATTCACTTCAAGAAGTGTATGAGGTTTTGAAGGGTAAGATTTTAAAAGAAAGCGATTTAAAGGATTCAGTTAAAGCAATAGATCACTATATAAATATTGCCATTGAAAAGCTGAAACACCAACCGGAATTCTATGAGAAGGGAATGAATTATATTCATAAAGCAATTGCTAAAAAAGTGATTGAAAATGTTCTTAC is a window from the Chryseobacterium indologenes genome containing:
- a CDS encoding PD-(D/E)XK nuclease family protein; translated protein: MKFLNKIIHELLAQNPDLSAFNIILPGKRPIVFIRQILEENNYSGLLPNFFTIEELINEISDQQPIQGIPLWLFSFDVYRSLNLIPRDDFSDFLKWFPTLQKDWDDILKFSDSDQAVLQYMFDEERIKEWAQNLGDDEDVPRKKFLNFWQNMNVFLPVLKERLREKNWATSGMIHEAAKAKIADFAKDTKEEFVFCGFNAFTPVEEKLVRNLLKWNKAQCFFQADRYYFNDERQEAGKFLRNHKTWKEFDDNRTFQWIEDDFSQPKKIKVYEVSGNVTQTKVLPEIFKEINNKTYSNTAVVLLDENLLPASLDVMHGVDNLNITMGFPLKNLSFSNAVKRLFYLQKQLEKNKSSYYYRDVFPILEELPKSDEDELLINDFKAKVEERNIVYISNKLLHELLSGLSYFNLLQKAQGTNVYLDMLITFCQQVKWLEIDDIQYENVSHFENAFRIIKNQLTPYNIEIKMETLEILINQHINSESIDFQGEPLRGLQIMGLLETRLLNFENVILLSVNEGKLPLGNSQNTYIPFDIRRFFDLHTFLENDSIYAYHFYRLIQDAKNVHLLYNALSSGVNTGEKSRFITQIEMESSHEIEHLIIENSSEPITTKPIEISKTQIVQDRLQKWKEKVSASHLTSYLYNPIDFYLSKILNTSETDEIEEELSVKNYGNLVHYSLQEVYEVLKGKILKESDLKDSVKAIDHYINIAIEKLKHQPEFYEKGMNYIHKAIAKKVIENVLTHDLELIKQGNKLEIVDIERRFENIDFPLDGNDKISFFGFIDRIDKLNGTLRIIDYKTAKIKNLSVKIDGDNVDEYFHNSERKQALQLCIYHYVVQHLPEFWGYPIETGIWSFADAKKGMVSLQFDKGNIDDAMKSVKSLILEILNPDVNFVETIKTY